The following are from one region of the Pseudomonas putida genome:
- a CDS encoding NEL-type E3 ubiquitin ligase domain-containing protein, producing MPNPAISQPGVHYATIERKIPAWLKLATPETHRAMRNWQQAHAWLPAAIQQQPDVAKAWQEEHARHREHQAQVHKLFERLPDLETYASETLTKAIKQRFGLDLDVRNTYLVDARLIDSRNAIDSRQAIDRATRSLLHCALHNFDQAAAGEHGMDAPDALLKKSVMLDHRRFMGTVPISNTLDITAEAFADLCRALDIGGKYHEQVHAIYYPAGMPRADADQAALAVYETLGRAEVSAFRQSLHFARLKGDISETLYSAALAAPLDQPPSANSEVTFSLLDLWEAELTGVVLVTLQAADQQAVALYIPEDGTLPLKEFTSQEALLAELGERLQADIHYLDKHIGDRDKPSVIARLKDRLTPLGWSTRGIHEPVADLHAALYPVAKPFSHAFQGVMAFQKTQRHEQDVLFHAIPTEIVDRRTAQAHRELIAGRVLTALNIAGFFVPGLGEAMLAVCVTQLAFEVYDGIEAWENDERDIAYGYLVDVVENVALMAALSATAKALRGAKGGEAGAAVEGQETGASDDEEAEIERIPVETPSFIEELEDVETADGQVRLWKPDLAPYQSSERLPEGLEADALGLRQHNGRHWLVVQGEQYIVEQAAATGEYRLQHPQNPRRYQPPVRHNGAGAWLLGTDRPLSWSGMQLLRRIGHLNAHFDETTLQRIVALSGSDEDQLRRALATNQRLPALLEDTLQRFRLDESLRLLPDTSTRSAEFHRAYSTLPITLAPGAEALQRVYPQLPAVVANELTRAAGTSELQLLESGKVPLRLSEELRVYRQQIRLARAYEGLYLPCVPNWDSDRLIVHTLAQLPGWPAETRVRLLQRLSWPAQDYELGPLDGYPYKTITHAEAGYIVHDDSQPGAAISLYPSLYAALYKALPAAMTEMQIADQQALERLVQESPLLPRPELRALLGMQPVRPGYRSPMRLADGRLGYPLSGGGAAAQSVTRQRLLEAVEATGLVTHTGRSADQILLALTGTGRTPQQILEHLQALLEQRNELLSRLDDWSEAISPATNQAARDYDNLRKAILQHWYDVALDESAGHTAELRITRVPLADVPLTLPDFFNTRVRSLSLVDLPSGALAGWAQNERLLQRLLRQMPQIESLEISRAYDPRATPSSFLFSIPTITEALPGLQRLTFTNQNIALSESDLGLLSGLGQLRYLDLSGNRVAQNNSPSFHELSLDYLGLNQMQLSQWPIGIGSDALGRIAHLSLRDNNLRSLPSFLLNEAGSMATPPVISLQGNSINENDLQRLLLNERIDMSGISTDQSAALTEQLTRIRNERQQMRDAIDGWAHASSSSNPLTQEALTDRQRIGTAISDFWQQQERGQLYLRLQLEDVAIEHFPRRLPAFFGERVRALSLTRLRGSASQLDELLRRFPNVTRLTIDGHQAATPALASALACLPQLTFLEFRNMGLEIDQSMLEVFAGLEQLTSIDLSGNRVGTINQVPAQLSHNLQSLALTNMNLQAWPSWCDSLLPLELLDLSSNNISQLPEHILSNLNNPMPISSIALFDNPLPLDTILRVRAFSDSQHSYSFALDIPGNLQLVDSSSEGSLDHPHFPLLGDDTPRLEDWMLGNEAQNEALQDCWARLEGSDLLRLVGRLHNAAPYADPKTRTTFCERVRLILVAAVSNEIERATMEQIAVEALPDPVTKVVPTCHDGALQTFNNIELYLMNQRLLIDAGDTLKALRRRLLQLFRINQLEELAKHRTGSGDKVSVSLAYRRELAKELDLPISDRMRFRGAANLAAGELASVLEKVRQSELSDALIDYMLANSDWTTRLRIEHADRFGEIDTRYRMRVLELASKDHPLQDELNLQQGLLEDKQQEERELLRELTLAQINSNAGN from the coding sequence ATGCCAAACCCAGCGATTTCCCAGCCTGGCGTTCATTACGCCACCATCGAACGCAAGATCCCCGCCTGGCTCAAGCTTGCAACGCCCGAAACCCATCGCGCGATGCGCAACTGGCAGCAGGCCCACGCCTGGTTGCCGGCAGCCATCCAGCAGCAACCGGACGTCGCCAAGGCTTGGCAGGAAGAACATGCACGCCACCGCGAGCACCAGGCGCAGGTGCACAAACTGTTCGAGCGGCTACCAGACCTGGAAACCTACGCCAGCGAAACGCTGACCAAGGCGATCAAGCAGCGCTTCGGGCTTGACCTGGACGTACGCAACACCTACCTGGTCGATGCCCGCCTGATCGATAGCCGTAACGCGATAGACAGCCGTCAGGCGATCGATCGGGCCACCCGTTCGCTGCTCCACTGCGCGCTGCACAACTTCGACCAGGCCGCCGCTGGGGAGCATGGCATGGATGCGCCTGACGCCTTGCTGAAAAAGTCGGTCATGCTCGATCACCGCCGCTTCATGGGCACGGTGCCGATCAGCAACACGCTAGACATCACCGCCGAAGCGTTTGCCGACTTGTGTCGCGCCCTGGATATCGGCGGCAAGTACCATGAGCAGGTGCATGCCATCTACTACCCAGCGGGCATGCCGCGAGCAGACGCCGACCAAGCCGCACTGGCCGTCTATGAAACCTTGGGGCGCGCCGAGGTTTCGGCGTTCAGGCAATCGCTGCATTTCGCCCGGCTCAAGGGAGACATCAGCGAAACGCTGTACTCCGCCGCCCTTGCCGCGCCCCTTGACCAGCCGCCATCGGCCAACTCGGAAGTAACGTTCAGCTTGCTCGATTTGTGGGAGGCGGAACTGACCGGAGTCGTGCTCGTCACCCTGCAGGCAGCCGATCAACAGGCGGTAGCCCTGTATATCCCGGAAGACGGTACGCTGCCCCTCAAAGAGTTCACCAGCCAGGAAGCCTTGCTAGCCGAGCTCGGCGAAAGGCTGCAGGCCGATATCCACTACCTGGACAAACACATCGGCGACCGCGATAAACCATCAGTCATCGCCCGTCTCAAAGATCGGCTCACGCCTCTGGGCTGGAGTACCCGAGGGATCCACGAGCCTGTTGCGGACCTGCATGCCGCCCTGTATCCGGTGGCAAAACCATTCAGCCATGCGTTCCAGGGCGTCATGGCCTTCCAGAAAACCCAGCGCCATGAACAGGATGTGCTGTTTCATGCCATACCAACCGAGATCGTCGACCGGCGCACCGCTCAGGCGCACCGGGAATTGATAGCGGGGCGCGTGCTGACCGCCCTGAACATCGCCGGGTTCTTCGTGCCTGGGCTGGGTGAGGCCATGCTGGCCGTGTGCGTGACTCAATTGGCCTTCGAGGTGTATGACGGCATAGAGGCCTGGGAAAACGACGAGCGCGACATTGCCTATGGCTACCTGGTCGATGTGGTCGAGAACGTGGCGCTGATGGCGGCGCTCAGCGCGACAGCCAAAGCCTTGAGGGGCGCAAAGGGCGGTGAAGCCGGCGCTGCCGTGGAGGGGCAGGAGACTGGCGCCAGCGATGATGAGGAAGCAGAAATAGAGCGTATTCCGGTGGAAACGCCATCATTCATCGAGGAACTGGAAGATGTGGAAACAGCCGATGGCCAGGTTCGCCTGTGGAAACCCGACCTGGCGCCCTATCAGAGCAGCGAGAGACTGCCCGAAGGCCTGGAAGCAGACGCGTTGGGCCTACGCCAGCACAACGGCAGGCACTGGCTGGTTGTGCAGGGCGAGCAGTACATCGTCGAGCAGGCCGCAGCCACCGGCGAGTATCGCCTGCAGCACCCGCAAAATCCTCGGCGCTATCAACCACCCGTACGGCACAATGGCGCCGGGGCCTGGTTGCTCGGAACGGATCGACCGCTGAGTTGGTCAGGCATGCAGTTGTTGCGTCGTATCGGCCACTTGAACGCGCATTTCGACGAGACGACCCTGCAACGCATCGTGGCCCTCAGCGGCAGCGATGAAGACCAACTGCGCCGGGCCCTGGCGACGAACCAGCGGCTGCCAGCCTTGCTCGAGGATACCCTGCAACGCTTCAGGCTGGACGAAAGCCTCCGCCTGCTACCCGATACCAGCACTCGCTCAGCCGAATTCCACAGGGCTTACAGCACCTTGCCGATTACCCTCGCACCGGGCGCCGAAGCCCTCCAGCGGGTTTACCCCCAACTGCCGGCGGTGGTCGCCAACGAACTGACACGCGCCGCCGGTACCAGCGAACTGCAGTTGCTCGAAAGCGGCAAGGTGCCGCTGCGCCTCAGCGAAGAACTTCGTGTCTACCGGCAACAAATCCGTCTTGCCCGCGCCTACGAAGGGCTGTACCTGCCCTGCGTACCGAACTGGGACAGCGACCGACTGATCGTGCATACCCTGGCGCAGCTACCGGGCTGGCCGGCCGAAACCCGGGTGAGGTTGCTGCAGCGCCTGTCGTGGCCGGCTCAGGACTATGAGCTGGGCCCGCTGGACGGGTATCCGTACAAGACCATTACCCATGCCGAGGCAGGGTATATCGTTCACGACGATAGCCAGCCAGGTGCAGCCATCAGCCTATACCCAAGCCTCTACGCGGCCTTGTACAAGGCGCTGCCGGCAGCCATGACCGAAATGCAAATCGCCGACCAGCAGGCGCTCGAACGCCTGGTCCAGGAAAGCCCGTTGCTACCCCGACCGGAACTGCGGGCACTTCTGGGCATGCAACCGGTGCGCCCCGGCTACCGCTCGCCCATGCGCCTGGCCGATGGTCGCCTGGGCTACCCGCTCAGTGGCGGCGGCGCGGCCGCACAAAGCGTTACCCGTCAACGCCTGCTCGAAGCCGTCGAAGCCACAGGGCTGGTCACGCATACCGGCCGCTCGGCAGACCAGATTCTGCTGGCACTCACCGGCACCGGCCGCACACCGCAGCAGATCCTCGAACACCTGCAAGCGTTGCTTGAACAACGCAACGAACTGCTAAGCCGGCTGGATGACTGGAGCGAAGCCATTTCCCCGGCAACCAATCAGGCAGCACGCGACTACGACAACCTGCGCAAAGCGATCCTGCAACATTGGTACGACGTCGCGCTGGATGAAAGCGCCGGGCATACCGCCGAGCTACGCATTACTCGCGTTCCTCTGGCCGACGTTCCTCTGACATTGCCCGACTTCTTCAATACTCGCGTGCGCAGCCTCAGCCTGGTCGACCTGCCTTCGGGGGCCCTGGCAGGCTGGGCGCAGAACGAACGCCTGTTACAACGCCTGCTCAGGCAGATGCCACAGATCGAGTCCCTGGAAATCAGCCGGGCCTATGACCCCAGAGCCACACCATCGTCCTTCCTGTTCAGTATTCCTACCATTACCGAGGCCCTGCCCGGCTTGCAGCGGCTGACGTTTACCAACCAGAACATCGCGCTGTCCGAAAGCGATCTGGGCCTGCTGTCGGGGCTCGGCCAATTGCGCTACCTGGACTTGAGCGGCAATCGCGTGGCACAGAACAACAGCCCGAGTTTCCACGAACTGTCCCTGGATTACCTGGGCCTTAACCAGATGCAGTTGTCCCAATGGCCCATCGGCATTGGCAGCGATGCCCTTGGGCGCATCGCCCACTTGTCCCTGCGCGACAACAACCTCAGGTCGTTGCCTTCGTTCCTGCTCAATGAAGCAGGCAGCATGGCCACCCCGCCAGTAATTTCGCTGCAGGGCAACAGCATCAATGAAAACGACCTGCAGCGCTTGCTGCTCAATGAGCGCATCGACATGTCCGGTATCAGCACCGACCAGTCTGCCGCACTCACCGAGCAGCTGACCCGTATCCGCAATGAGCGACAGCAGATGCGTGATGCTATCGATGGCTGGGCCCACGCCTCCAGCTCGAGCAACCCGCTGACCCAGGAAGCACTGACGGACAGGCAGCGCATCGGAACTGCGATCAGTGATTTCTGGCAGCAGCAGGAGCGGGGGCAGCTGTACCTGCGGCTGCAACTCGAGGACGTGGCCATCGAGCATTTCCCCCGACGGCTTCCAGCGTTCTTCGGCGAGCGCGTACGGGCGCTGAGCCTGACCCGTCTGCGTGGCAGCGCTTCGCAGCTCGATGAACTGTTACGGCGCTTTCCCAATGTCACCCGCTTGACCATCGATGGCCATCAGGCAGCGACCCCCGCACTGGCCTCTGCCCTGGCGTGCCTGCCGCAGCTCACTTTCCTGGAGTTTCGCAACATGGGCCTGGAAATCGACCAGTCCATGCTGGAAGTCTTCGCGGGGCTGGAACAGCTCACCTCGATAGACCTGTCCGGCAACCGTGTGGGGACCATCAACCAGGTGCCCGCACAGTTATCCCACAACCTGCAATCGCTGGCGCTGACCAACATGAACCTCCAGGCTTGGCCAAGCTGGTGTGACAGCCTGCTGCCCCTCGAGCTGCTTGACTTGAGCTCGAACAATATCAGCCAGTTGCCCGAGCACATCCTGTCGAACCTGAACAACCCGATGCCGATTTCGTCGATCGCGCTGTTCGACAATCCCTTACCACTCGATACCATCCTGCGCGTGCGGGCATTCTCGGACAGCCAGCACAGCTACTCCTTCGCCCTGGATATCCCAGGCAACCTGCAGTTGGTCGATTCCTCGAGCGAAGGCTCCCTGGATCACCCTCACTTCCCCCTGCTCGGCGACGATACGCCCAGGCTGGAGGACTGGATGCTCGGCAACGAGGCACAGAACGAGGCTTTGCAGGACTGCTGGGCACGCCTGGAGGGCAGCGACCTGTTGCGCTTGGTGGGCCGGTTGCACAATGCCGCTCCCTACGCCGATCCCAAAACCCGAACCACCTTCTGCGAGCGGGTGCGCCTGATTCTGGTAGCAGCAGTCAGCAACGAGATAGAACGCGCAACGATGGAGCAGATCGCCGTGGAAGCCTTGCCTGACCCTGTGACCAAAGTGGTGCCCACCTGCCATGATGGTGCACTGCAGACGTTCAACAATATCGAACTGTACCTGATGAACCAGCGCCTGCTGATCGACGCTGGCGATACGCTGAAAGCGCTGCGCCGACGGCTGTTGCAACTATTCCGGATCAATCAGCTGGAGGAACTGGCCAAACACAGGACTGGCTCGGGTGACAAAGTCTCGGTGAGCCTGGCCTACCGCCGCGAACTGGCCAAGGAGCTGGACCTGCCGATTTCCGACCGCATGCGTTTCCGAGGTGCCGCGAACCTGGCGGCCGGTGAGCTGGCCAGCGTGCTGGAAAAGGTCCGCCAAAGTGAACTGAGCGATGCACTGATCGACTATATGCTGGCAAATAGCGACTGGACCACGCGCCTGCGCATCGAACATGCCGATCGTTTTGGCGAAATAGATACACGCTACCGCATGCGCGTGCTTGAACTGGCCAGCAAGGACCACCCGCTTCAGGACGAGTTGAACCTGCAGCAAGGTCTGCTGGAAGACAAGCAACAGGAAGAGCGCGAGCTGCTGCGTGAACTTACCCTCGCGCAGATCAACAGCAACGCTGGCAACTGA
- the hutG gene encoding N-formylglutamate deformylase: protein MDKVLSFHQGRLPLLISMPHAGLKLSPAVRDGLVDRASSLPDTDWHIPRLYDFARDMGASVVAAEYSRFVIDLNRPDDDKPLYAGATTGLYPATLFDGEPLFKDGLEPTGEEHKQYLEQIWRPYHDTIRRELARLREQFGYALLWDAHSIRSLIPHLFDGKLPDFNLGTFNGASCDPELAERLQAVCAQAQGYSHVLNGRFKGGHITRHYGDPANHVHAVQLELAQSTYMEETEPFTYREDLARPTQQVLRGLLQALLAWGAERYGR from the coding sequence ATGGACAAGGTACTGAGTTTTCACCAGGGCCGCCTGCCGCTGCTGATCAGCATGCCGCATGCCGGCCTGAAACTGTCGCCGGCGGTACGAGACGGCCTGGTCGACCGGGCGAGCAGCCTGCCGGACACCGACTGGCATATTCCACGGCTGTATGACTTTGCCCGTGACATGGGCGCCAGTGTGGTGGCGGCGGAGTATTCGCGTTTCGTCATCGACCTGAACCGCCCGGATGACGACAAGCCGCTGTACGCCGGGGCCACCACCGGCCTGTACCCGGCCACGCTGTTCGATGGCGAGCCATTGTTCAAGGACGGGCTGGAGCCGACTGGCGAGGAACACAAGCAGTATCTGGAGCAGATCTGGCGACCCTACCACGACACGATTCGTCGCGAGCTGGCGCGGCTGCGTGAGCAGTTCGGCTACGCCCTGCTGTGGGACGCCCATTCGATCCGCTCGCTGATTCCGCACCTGTTCGACGGCAAGCTGCCGGATTTCAACCTGGGCACTTTCAACGGCGCCAGTTGCGATCCGGAACTGGCCGAGCGGTTGCAAGCGGTATGTGCCCAGGCGCAAGGCTATAGCCATGTGCTCAACGGGCGTTTCAAGGGCGGGCATATCACCCGCCATTACGGCGACCCGGCCAACCATGTTCATGCGGTACAGCTGGAGCTGGCGCAAAGCACCTACATGGAGGAAACCGAGCCGTTCACCTACCGAGAAGACCTGGCCCGGCCGACGCAGCAGGTACTGAGGGGGCTGTTGCAGGCACTGCTGGCGTGGGGCGCGGAGCGGTACGGGCGGTAA
- the hutI gene encoding imidazolonepropionase produces the protein MRTVWQHCHVATMAEGRYSAIEDAAIVTRDGLIEWIGPRTELASVEAERTVDLGGAWVTPGLIDCHTHAVFGGNRSGEFEQRLQGVSYAEIAAQGGGIASTVRATRAASEDELFASARQRVQALMRDGVTTLEIKSGYGLDLANERKMLRVARRLADELPLAVRATCLAAHALPPEYAGRADDYIAHICDEMLPALAAEGLVDAVDAFCEHLAFSPAQVERLFIKARELGLPVKLHAEQLSSLHGSSLAARYQALSADHLEFMTEDDVIAMAKAGTVAVLLPGAFYFLRETQLPPMDALRRHGVKIALASDLNPGTSPGLSLRLMLNMGCTCFRMTPEEALAGVTVHAATALGLGDSHGSLEVGKVADFVAWQIERPADLAYWLGGDLPKRVVRKGYEISN, from the coding sequence ATGAGAACCGTCTGGCAGCACTGCCATGTGGCAACCATGGCCGAGGGCCGTTACTCGGCCATCGAGGACGCGGCCATCGTCACCCGTGACGGGCTGATCGAATGGATCGGCCCGCGCACCGAGCTGGCGTCGGTCGAGGCTGAGCGCACGGTGGACCTGGGCGGTGCCTGGGTCACCCCGGGGCTGATCGACTGCCACACCCACGCGGTGTTCGGCGGCAACCGCAGCGGTGAGTTCGAGCAGCGCCTTCAGGGCGTGAGCTATGCCGAAATTGCCGCACAGGGCGGTGGCATCGCCAGCACCGTGCGGGCCACCCGCGCGGCCAGCGAGGACGAGTTGTTCGCCAGTGCTCGCCAGCGGGTCCAGGCACTGATGCGCGATGGTGTGACCACCCTCGAGATCAAGTCCGGCTACGGCCTGGACCTGGCCAATGAGCGCAAGATGCTGCGCGTGGCCCGGCGCCTGGCCGACGAACTGCCTTTGGCGGTGCGTGCAACCTGCCTGGCCGCCCACGCCCTGCCGCCGGAGTACGCCGGCCGGGCCGACGACTACATCGCGCACATTTGCGACGAAATGCTGCCGGCCTTGGCCGCCGAGGGCCTGGTGGACGCCGTTGATGCCTTCTGCGAACACCTGGCGTTTTCCCCGGCCCAGGTCGAGCGGCTGTTCATCAAGGCGCGCGAGCTGGGCCTGCCGGTCAAGCTGCACGCCGAACAGCTGTCGTCGCTGCACGGTTCCAGCCTGGCGGCGCGCTACCAGGCGCTGTCGGCCGACCACCTGGAGTTCATGACCGAGGACGACGTCATTGCCATGGCAAAAGCCGGCACGGTCGCCGTGCTGCTGCCGGGCGCGTTCTACTTCCTGCGCGAAACCCAGCTGCCGCCGATGGATGCACTGCGCCGTCACGGCGTGAAGATTGCCCTGGCCAGCGACCTCAACCCGGGCACCTCGCCCGGGCTGTCGCTGCGGCTGATGCTGAACATGGGCTGTACCTGTTTCCGCATGACCCCGGAAGAAGCCCTGGCCGGTGTCACCGTGCACGCCGCCACGGCGCTGGGCCTGGGCGACAGCCACGGCTCGCTGGAAGTGGGCAAGGTCGCCGACTTCGTTGCCTGGCAGATCGAACGCCCCGCTGACCTTGCCTACTGGCTGGGCGGCGACCTGCCCAAGCGCGTGGTGCGCAAGGGCTACGAGATTTCCAACTGA